The genomic stretch TCGCGGCTGGAACCGGGGCTGCGCGACGCGCTGACCGGGATCTCCGGCGCCGAATACGTGCAGTCCGACGACGAGACCCGCGTCGTCCACGGTCTCGGGAAAGGGGTCCGCGACCTGATGCGGGTGCGCGCCGGTGAGTTCGGTCGCCTACCCGACGTGGTGGTCTATCCCGCCAACGAGGACGAGGTGGCGCGGATCGTCGACGCGGTGGTGGCAGCCAATGCGGTCGTGATCCCGTTCGGTGGCGGCTCCAACATCGTCGCCGCTCTGGAGGCCGAACCCGGTGAGCAGCGGCAGGTCGTCTCGGTGAACCTGGGACGGATGAACCGGGTCCTCGCCATCGACGAACGGTCCGGGCTGGCGCACATTCAGGCGGGCGTGTTCGGCCCCGACATGGAAGAGCAGCTCCAGGCCCGCGGTTGGACGATGGGGCACCACCCCGACTCGTTCGTATGGTCGACGCTGGGCGGGTGGATAGCCACCCGCAGCTCCGGCATGCAGTCCGACAAGTACGGCGACATCGCCGACATCTGTCGCGGCCTGCGCATGGTGATGCCCGGCCAGATCCTGTCGCTGCGACCCCTGCCGTCGACGTCCTCCGGCCCGAGCGTGCGCGAGATGGTGCTGGGTTCGGAGGGACGCCTGGGGATCATCACCTCCGCCTGGGTGAACGTGCACCGCATTCCCGAAGTCCGGGAAATCCAGGCCTATTTCTTCCCCACCTACGAGGACGGCCTGCAGGCGTGCGAGCAGATCATCTCCTCCGACGCTTCCGTCATGATGGCCCGCGTATCGGATGCCATCGAGACGCAGTACATCATGGCCAACGGGAAACGCTCCTCGAAGCTGTCGTCGCTACTCAGCAAGGGCATCGAGAAGATCATGCGGGCCAAGGGCTGGGATCTGGAACAGATCGCCATGGCCTTCGTCGGTTTCGAAGGGTCCGCGAACCACGTCACCTACGAGAAGGGGCTCATCAGCAAGATCGTGCGTGCCAACGGCGGACTGGGAGTCGGCAAGGGACCGGGCACCCTCTACGACCAGAAGAAGTACGACACCCCCTACATTCGCGACTTCATGCTGGATCACGGCATGATCTGCGACGTCTCCGAGACCTCCACGCCGTGGCGCTACGCTGCCGAGATTCACACCAGAACCGTCGCCGCTGCCCTGAAGGCCATGGAGGAACGAGGCGTCAGGGGAACGGTGTTTTGCCACCTGTCACACTCCTACCACTCGGGTGCCTGCCAGTACTTCACCTTCGCCATCGCCGACGACTCCGACGACGCCATGGACACCTACGACGCCGTCAAACGGGCTATCCAGCAGTCGTTCATGGATTGCCACGGAACGGTCTCACACCACCACGGGGTCGGTGAGGAGCACTCGCCCTGGATGGACCAGGACATCTCCCCGGCGGGCGTGTTCATCCAGCGAACGCTGTTCGAGGGAGTGGACCCGGGTCGCAACCTGAACCCCGGCAAGATCGTCCACGAGGGCCGGCCCGGCATCTCGTCGAACTCCCGAGACGCCTGAGGTCGCAACCGGTTTCCCCGCTCCTGAGGTCGGTTGCGTCGGCAGGTAGACATCCTGCCATCACACCTGTCGAACCGGGCTACGAGGAGCGAGCTGGTCGTGTCGAAAACCCCGAGCACGGGCATCCGGACACATGCAAGAGTTTTCGCCACAGCCAGCCCGCTCACGCTCGTGGAGCAACTCGCCCTGCTGGGTGATGCTCGCATCTCGGCTCGTTTTGTCACAGCCAGCTCGCTCACGCTCGTGGAGCTCAGCTCAACCGGCTTCGATGGGTGCACCCTCTCACCTCATGTGATGACGTTCGCGAGTCGGTTCAATCGGCAGCCTTCTCGCTCACCCGGACGCGGCCCCGTAACCCTTCGAGCAGCTCCGCAACTCCTCTGGGCGGCGGTTTGACCCGTGGTGGCGGTCTCCCCCGGCATCTCGGGCAGGTGCCCACTCTCCCCTTCCAACCCCGCTGCCGAAGAGCCAACCCCACCTCGTTCGCCACTCGGCAGGGTTCGTTCAGCACGTCGAACCAGCCGTAGCGCAACGTCGTCCATCCGAGGTTGAGCACGGTCCGGTTGTCCCGGAGCCGGTCCTGCGCTGCGTCATGGAACTCCCGACCGTCGAGCTCCACCACCAACCCGTGATCGGGATAGGTGCCATCGAACCGAGTCCCTGCAAGCCGCCGGTCCTGACGAACCATGGCAGGTAACCGGTGCGCCCGTTCGACGTGCCAGAGGTAGCGCCACTCCAGGATGCTCTCGATCCCTTTCCCCGCCGTGGAAGCCAGAAGCAACACAGCGGCACGGTGCCTGACGCGCGCAGGTTCCACGAAGGCCTGGATCACCTCGTCGGATGACAGCAGTCCTCTGGAGATCCCGGTGGCCACGGCGTGAATCAGTTCGTCCTCGGTGGCGTCGCGGGCGTAGTCGACCAAGCTGGTGGCCGGCGGCAGCCGTGGGGGGTTCCCGACCGCAGGACGCTCCCCTACGCGGTACTCAATACTCCATCCCTCGAAGGCGAACCGGACGCGCCGGGATGTTCTCGGCAGCCAGATCACGATACGGCCAGGTTCACGGCGGGTGATGCCATGGAGATGAGTGGCGGCCTCGGCTCCAGCGACGGCGCCAGCACCGCCACGCAGCAACCCGGACCACAGCAGCGACTCCCACGTGGGCCTCCTGAAGCACAGAATGCCATGGGCGATGTGCACCCATCCCCTGCCGGTCAGCCCACGGATAACGGCACGGCTCACCCCAGCTGCGGTGAGCTGGGCGGTCGTGAGAACCCCGGCTTGGGTGCCCGCACGACGACAGAGTGGGTCGGGAAGGATGGTTCTGGAGGTCACATCGTCATCATGGGCGGCGAAATCTGCGATTCGCCAGGCCACATCTCAACTGTGGAAAACACCGGAATTTCTACTACTCGTCGCCATACGTCATTACTACAACTTGTAGTTCTTGACGAAAGTGAAGAACGTCCCGATGAAACTTTGTGCGACATCGCGAAAGATTTTGTACCGTATACGCTACAAAATCTTTCCAAATGACATAATTCGCACCCGATCAGGGGACGGAGGAAGACGAAGACAGCGACTCGACCAGGAGGCGCAGGGCCTCGTCGCGAACCTCGGCGGGCACGTCTCGAAGAAGGTCGGCCATCTCACGGGCCAGGACCACCGACTGCGGATCAGCTGGCTCATAACACCACGCGCGGCCTCGACGCTCGCGTCTGGCAAGGCCTTTCTTCGCGAGCCGGTCCAGCACCGTCATGACGGTGGTGTAGGCCAGGTCCCGGTCACGCGCCAAGAGCTCCTGAACCTCGGCAACGGTCAGCGGCTCACCGGCCCGCCACAGCAGCACCATCACCTGCTGCTCCAGCTCACCCCGGGATACCATGACGACATTCTACGGGCGACCGGTTCCCCTCTCCCACAACGCCGCCCGGAAGTGCCCTGGCCGAAAGTTCACAACAAAGCCACCGAGACATCCTGCCGAGTTCTTGAAACAAGATATTCCTGCGTAGTAGGTTCCGCTTCATGGACCCGGTCGCAATAGCGCGGTGGCAATTTGGGATCACCACCGTCTACCACTTTCTTTTCGTGCCGATCACGATCGCGATGTCGATGCTCGTGGCGGTTCTCCAGACGATCTGGGTGCGCACGGGAGCAGAACAGTACCTGCGACTGACGAAGTTCTTCGGGAAACTTTTCCTCATCAACTTCGCCCTCGGCGTGGTGACGGGCATCGTCCAGGAGTTCCAGTTCGGGATGAACTGGTCGGAGTACTCCCGCTTCGTCGGTGACGTCTTCGGCGCTCCCCTGGCACTGGAGGCCCTGATCGCCTTCTTCCTCGAATCAACCTTCCTGGGGCTGTGGATCTTCGGCTGGGACAAGCTGCCGAAGAAGATCCACCTGGCCTGCATCTACGCCGCGGCCATCGGTACGCTGCTGTCGTCAACCTTCATCCTGGCCGCAAACTCCTGGATGCAGAACCCGGTGGGTACCAGATTCAACGCCGAGCTGGGTCGCGCCGAGATCGCCGGGCTGGACGGGTTCATGGAGATCATGACCAACCCACTGCTGCGCTCCGCGGCCCCCCACATCATCTTCGCCTCCTACATGGTTGCCGGAGGTTTGATCGCGGGCATCTCGGCCTGGCACCTGGCTCGCGCCAACGGCGGCGCCGAGGTTCCCGAGGCGGATGTGAAGGCCTACCGGTGGGCAACGAAGTTCGGCGCGTGGGTCCTGATCGCCGGTTCCGCGCTCACCTTCCTCACGGGCGACGCCCAGGCCAAGGACATCACCAAACTCCAGCCGTCGAAGATCGCCGCGGCAGAAGGGGCCTTCGAGGACACCGGCGATTTCTCGCTGCTGACCATCCCCAACGCCGACCAGACCGGCACCATCATCGACATCAAGGTCCCCGGAGTGCTGTCGTTCATCGCCGGGGTTCCGCAGATCAAAGGAATCGACACCATCCGTGAGCAGTACAGCGACCACGGATACTCGAAGCAAGACGGTTCACAAACCGGGATCCAGACCGAGTACGCGCCTCACCTGGCTGAGAAGTACGCAGGAATCAACCCGATCCCCGACGTGAACGCCACCTACTGGTCGTTCCGATTCATGATGATTTTCGGTGGCGCAGGAATGCTGATCGGCCTGCTCCTGCTGTGGGTGACCCGGAAGGGACGTTCACCGAAACCGTCGAAACTGTGGACGACGCTGATGGCCGCGATGCCGCTGCTTCCGCTGTTCGGGATCTCCTTCGGCTGGATCTTCACCGAGATGGGACGCCAACCCTGGCTGGTGGCGGGCGTCATGCCCACTGAGGCGGGCATCTCCCCCACTGCGAGCGCGGGTGACGTGTTGTTCTCGCTGATCGTCTACACGCTGCTGTACGGCCTGCTGGCGGTGATCGAGGTCGGCCTGTTCCTCCACTACACGGCCAAGGGCCTGCCCGAGGTGACCGAACCGACGGTCTCCGAGGATCCCGACGCCCCCATGTCCTTCGCGTACTGAGCTGGAGAGTTGATCATGCCCCTGCTTGAAACCACTGTTCCGGCGCTCAACATCGTCTGGTTCATGCTGATCGCCGTTTTGTGGATCGGCTTCTTCTTCCTGGAGGGCTTCGATTTCGGAGTCGCCATGCTCCTGCCCGTGCTCAGTCGCGACGACAAGGAACGCCGCGTGATGGTCAACACCATCGGCCCCACCTGGGATGGCAACGAAGTGTGGCTGCTGACCGCGGCGGGCGGAATCTTCGCGGCCTTCCCCGGCTGGTACGCCACCTTGTTCTCCGGTCTCTACCTGCCAATGTTGCTGCTGCTCGTGGGACTGATCCTGCGAGGAGTGGCGTTCGAGTACCGCTCCAAGCATCCCGACGCCAGGTGGCGCGCAACGTTCGATGTGTTCGCCACCTACGGGTCGCTGGCTGTGTCCCTGGTGCTCGGCATCGGGTTCGCAAACTTCGTGATCGGCCTGGCCAACAACGGCAAGTTGTGGAACGGCAGCTTCTTCGGGTTGTTCGGTCCGTTCGCACTGCTGGGCGGGGTGCTGTTCGTCGCCCTGTTCCTGATCCATGGCGCAACCTTCCTGGTGTTGAAGTCGCGCGGCGAGATCCATGACCGGGCCCGCGCATTCGTAGGCACCTGGGGCTGGCCGGTCGTCGGAGCGCTGGCGGTCTTCGTGATCTGCCAGCACGTGTTCTGGCCCGCAGCCTCCGAATTCGGAAACCTCACCGCGATTGGCTGGGGCACAGCCGTGGTCGCCGTGGTCGCGCTAGCAGCCTCGGTGCTCATGACCGTCCGCCGGGAACGAGAGGGCTGGGGTTTCGTGCTGGGCGGGCTGTCCATCGTCGGTGTGGTCTCGGGAATGTTCGTCAAGATGTACGGCAACCTCGGCTTCGCGCAGGACGAGTCACAACCGGTGATGAACCGCCTCAACATCCTCACCGCCGCCAGCTCCGAGACGACCCTGACGATCCTGACCTGGGCGTCCGTGATCTTCGTGCCCATCGTGCTGGCCTACCAGGCATGGAGCTACTGGGTTTTCAGCAAGCGCATCAGCACCAAGAACATCCCCGACAAGATCGTCTACTGATCCTCCACCCACCCCTATCCTTGTCCGCATGCCCGGACCTGTGGAGCCCAGACTCCTGAAACGCGCCGAGGCGACCAAGTACTACCTGGTCGCCTCGGTTTTCGTCGGCATCCTGACCGCGGGGCTGGTGATCGCGCAGGCGTGGTTGCTGGCGCGCGCCGTCGCGATCGTCTTCACCTACCGAGCGCTGCCCGGCGACTGGCTGCCCACCCTGGTGCTGTTGCTCGCGATCTTCGCGGCGCGTGGCCTGCTGGCCTGGGTCAACTCGGTGCTGGCGCACCGCTCCGCGGCGGCTGTGAAATCACGGCTGCGACGCGATGTGCTCGCCGCCCACCTGATCCGCCCGGTGGCCTCCTCGGCGACGCTGACGAAGGTCACCACCACCGGTCTCGACGCGCTGGACGGCTACTTCTCCAAGTATCTGCCGCAGCTCGGTTTGGCGGCGAGCGTGCCCTTCCTGGTGGGCGGGGTGCTGCTGTTGTCCGACTGGCCGAGCGCCCTCATCGTCGCGTTCACGCTGCCGCTGGTGCCCATCTTCATGGCCCTGATCGGCTGGACCACGCAGGCCGCGACCCGCCGCGCCTTCACGCGCGCCGACGCACTGGCCAACCATTTCGCCGACCTCATCCAGGGCCTACCGACCCTCCAGGCCTTCGCGCGCGCCCGGGCCCAGCGCAAGGGCCTGGACATCACGGAGGAGCGGTTCCGTCGCCAAACCATCAAGGTTCTCTACACCGCTTTCTTGTCCTCGTTCGCGTTGGAGCTGCTGGCATCGCTGTCGGTGGCGCTCGTGGCGGTGACCGTGGGGTTCCGGCTCGCCGGCGGCGAGATGCCCTTCGAGACCGCTTTGTTCGTGCTGATCCTCGCCCCCGAGGCCTTCCTGCCGGTACGGCAGGTGGGGGTTCACTTCCACGAATCCGCCGACGGTGTGGCCGCCGCGAACGCCGCCCTCGACCTCATCGAGCTGGGGGACGAAACCGGAGGCGGTGCCCTTCCCTCGGGATCGCGGCTGACCCTGGAGGAGGTCACCTTCACCTGGCCGGGAGCCACCGGGCCCGCCGTCGCCGGATTGTCCCTCGACGTACCGGAGGGTCGCGTGGTGGCCCTGACCGGCGCCTCGGGGGGCGGGAAGTCCACGGCCCTGGGCCTGGTGATGGGCTTCCAGCGCCCCGACTCAGGTCGGGTCCTGGTCGATGGGACCGACCTGACCGACCTCGATCTCACACAGTGGCGGGCCCGCACCGCCTGGGTCGGGCAGATTCCCGGCATGGTGACCGGCACCGTCGGCGACAACGTCGCCCTGGGGCATCCCGGCGTCCCGGATGCGGAACTCACCGCCGCCCTGCGCGACGCCGGGGCCGATTTTCCCCTCGGGAAGACCGTCGGTGACGACGGCGAGGGCCTGTCCGCCGGGGAACGGCGACGAGTGGCACTGGCCCGGGCACTGATTCGGATCCGACGGGGCGGGGCACGACTGCTGATCCTCGACGAACCCACCGCGGGCCTCGATGCGGACGCCGAGGCAGCTGTGATCCGCGCCGTGCGCGACTCGGGGGCGGGTGCGCTGGTGGTCAGCCACCGCGACGCCGTGCTGGCAGCTGCCGACGAGGTGGTGAGGCTGTGAGGGGGCTGCTCACGGACCTGATCCGCGCCATCCCGCTGGGTCGGCTGCGCCTGGGGCTGGCGGTGCTGCTGGCCGTCGCGGCATCGGCGTCGTCGGTGGCGCTGATGGGTATCTCCGCGTGGCTGATCAGTTTCGCGGCCCTGCTGCCTCCCGTGCTGTACCTCCAGGCCCCGGCAGTGGGGGTGCGGACCTTCGCGATCTCACGTGGCGTGTTCCGCTACGTGGAACGTCTCGTCGGGCACGACGTCGCGTTGCGGATGCAGTCGGGGCTGCGGATGCGCACCTACGACTCGCTGGCCCGCACCACCCTGATCGGCGCCCACCGCGGCGACCTGCTGACCCGGGCCGTCTCCGACACCGAGGCCGTCACCGACGTCGTGGTGAGGGTGCTGATTCCCGTCGCTTCAGGGCTGCTGGTGATCACCGGCACCTCGATAGGGATCGCGTTCGTTTCGCCATGGGCGGGGGTGGCGCTGTTCGCCACCACCCTGCTGGCCGGGGTCGTGGTGCCGTTGCTCGCGCAGCGCGCCACCTTCTCCGCCGACCGCGATGCCGCCCCGACCCGCGGAGAACTCGCCGACACCGTCCGCGAGGTGGCCCGCACCGCCCCCGACCTGGTTGCCTACGGCGCCGAGCACGCCTGCCTGGCGAAGCTGCTGGAGGTCGACGACCGGCTGAGGCGCCAGGAGGCACGCAGCGCGTGGGTGCAGGGGGTGGCGGCCTCGGCGCAGGTCCTCGCCGCGGGAGGCGCCGTGGTCGCGGGACTGGCGATCGGCGGACCAGCCGTCGCCTCCGGCGCCATGCCCCCCACCTTCCTGGCCGTCCTGGCGCTGGTGCCACTGGCCCTCCATGAGGTGCTGGCAACATTCGTGGCAGCCGCCCAGACATGGACCCGAACCCGCTCCTCCCTGGCCCGTGTCCGGGAGATCCTCGAGGCCGAACCAGTCGGCACCGGCGACGTCGTCCCGGACGGGCACACCGACCCCGGGCTGGAACTCGACGGCGTGGCCATCGGCTGGCCCGGAGCCCCCGTGCTTCGAAGCAACCTCGACCTGGTGGTGCGGCCCGGAGACAGGGTGGCCTGCACCGGCGCCTCCGGTATCGGCAAAACCACCCTGGCGGTGACCGCGATGGGCCTGATCCCGCCTCGCGCGGGCACGGTACGGCGGGGCGGTCGGATCGGATATCTGGCCCAGGACGCCCACATCTTCGCGACCTCCATCGCCGAGAACGTGCGTATCGGCAACAAGGACGCCACCGACGAACAGATCCGAGACGCCCTGCACCGCGCCGGCCTGCCGCTGGATCCTGACCGGCTCGTCGGCGAGGACGGCGGCACCCTCTCCGGCGGGGAACGCCGCCGCCTGGCCCTGGCGAGGCTGCTGGTGGCCGACCGCGACCTGTGGATCCTCGACGAACCCACCGAACACCTCGACCAGGCCACCGCCGAGGCCCTGATGGACGACGTGTGGCGGGCCTGCGAGGGGCGGGCAGTGCTGGTCATCAGCCACGACCCGGCAGTGGTCGCGGCCTGCGATCGGGAACTGCACCTGGCATGACGGCGGTCCCGGACGCGGGACGTCCGGGACCGGGATCGGCTGGCTGAGGGGTCACAGATCCCCGCGGAACAGCCGCCAGGCGCCGATCGCGCCGGGCAGGACGATCCAGGCCAGCACCGAGGTGCCGAGCTGAGCCCACGCCTGGGCGGAGGAATGGAACAACGAGGCCACCGGCTCGATGTCGATCCAGGCGATGATCTTCTGCGCGACCTCCGAGGACCGTGCGACCAGCATCGAGACGGTGGGCCACACCAGCAGCACGACAATCGGCGCCACAGCGTTGCGGGTGAGCAGCCCGAGGGCCAGCCCCGCCAGGGCCGTGAAGACGAGCCCCCCGAACACCGCGGTGATGCGGCTCACCTCGAGGTCGGGGGAAAGCGTGACACCGGTGAGGGCGGGGGTCAGCAGGTATGCGCATCCGGCGACGATCAGCGCCCAGCAGGCGGCGGCGAGCGCCAACCCCACGGCCACGATGGCTTTCGCGGCCAGCACGCGACCACGGCGCGGGTCGAGGGTGAACGTGATGGCGGCCTCTCGCCGGGTGAACTCGCCACTGATGAGCAGAACCGAGGCCGCCATGACGATCCACGACCCCGGGATGCAGGCGATGGTGGCAATGCGACCGAAAGTGATGTCAGCGGCTGGGAAGAATGCACGACCGAAACCAAAAACCACCATCAGCACCGCGCCAAGGGGCAACACCACCTTGCCGGAGACCGTGTTGGCCACCTTACGGGCCTCGACGGCGACGGCGCGGGTCAGCGCCAGGGGGGACGGGGTGCGGGTCGCGACGGAGAGTTCGGGGGAACGGGTGAGTGTCATGGTGATGCCTTTCGGGCGAGTGTGGGACATGGTGGCGAAGGGACGGGGCAGGG from Arachnia propionica encodes the following:
- a CDS encoding FAD-binding oxidoreductase, producing the protein MIEGVKQHKWWGWGEDGRSYHHDDKPKFAPFVKKLVGVDINTPVAPLPKLSDLNVPPSRLEPGLRDALTGISGAEYVQSDDETRVVHGLGKGVRDLMRVRAGEFGRLPDVVVYPANEDEVARIVDAVVAANAVVIPFGGGSNIVAALEAEPGEQRQVVSVNLGRMNRVLAIDERSGLAHIQAGVFGPDMEEQLQARGWTMGHHPDSFVWSTLGGWIATRSSGMQSDKYGDIADICRGLRMVMPGQILSLRPLPSTSSGPSVREMVLGSEGRLGIITSAWVNVHRIPEVREIQAYFFPTYEDGLQACEQIISSDASVMMARVSDAIETQYIMANGKRSSKLSSLLSKGIEKIMRAKGWDLEQIAMAFVGFEGSANHVTYEKGLISKIVRANGGLGVGKGPGTLYDQKKYDTPYIRDFMLDHGMICDVSETSTPWRYAAEIHTRTVAAALKAMEERGVRGTVFCHLSHSYHSGACQYFTFAIADDSDDAMDTYDAVKRAIQQSFMDCHGTVSHHHGVGEEHSPWMDQDISPAGVFIQRTLFEGVDPGRNLNPGKIVHEGRPGISSNSRDA
- a CDS encoding cytochrome ubiquinol oxidase subunit I, whose protein sequence is MDPVAIARWQFGITTVYHFLFVPITIAMSMLVAVLQTIWVRTGAEQYLRLTKFFGKLFLINFALGVVTGIVQEFQFGMNWSEYSRFVGDVFGAPLALEALIAFFLESTFLGLWIFGWDKLPKKIHLACIYAAAIGTLLSSTFILAANSWMQNPVGTRFNAELGRAEIAGLDGFMEIMTNPLLRSAAPHIIFASYMVAGGLIAGISAWHLARANGGAEVPEADVKAYRWATKFGAWVLIAGSALTFLTGDAQAKDITKLQPSKIAAAEGAFEDTGDFSLLTIPNADQTGTIIDIKVPGVLSFIAGVPQIKGIDTIREQYSDHGYSKQDGSQTGIQTEYAPHLAEKYAGINPIPDVNATYWSFRFMMIFGGAGMLIGLLLLWVTRKGRSPKPSKLWTTLMAAMPLLPLFGISFGWIFTEMGRQPWLVAGVMPTEAGISPTASAGDVLFSLIVYTLLYGLLAVIEVGLFLHYTAKGLPEVTEPTVSEDPDAPMSFAY
- the cydB gene encoding cytochrome d ubiquinol oxidase subunit II, producing MMPLLETTVPALNIVWFMLIAVLWIGFFFLEGFDFGVAMLLPVLSRDDKERRVMVNTIGPTWDGNEVWLLTAAGGIFAAFPGWYATLFSGLYLPMLLLLVGLILRGVAFEYRSKHPDARWRATFDVFATYGSLAVSLVLGIGFANFVIGLANNGKLWNGSFFGLFGPFALLGGVLFVALFLIHGATFLVLKSRGEIHDRARAFVGTWGWPVVGALAVFVICQHVFWPAASEFGNLTAIGWGTAVVAVVALAASVLMTVRREREGWGFVLGGLSIVGVVSGMFVKMYGNLGFAQDESQPVMNRLNILTAASSETTLTILTWASVIFVPIVLAYQAWSYWVFSKRISTKNIPDKIVY
- the cydC gene encoding thiol reductant ABC exporter subunit CydC — translated: MRGLLTDLIRAIPLGRLRLGLAVLLAVAASASSVALMGISAWLISFAALLPPVLYLQAPAVGVRTFAISRGVFRYVERLVGHDVALRMQSGLRMRTYDSLARTTLIGAHRGDLLTRAVSDTEAVTDVVVRVLIPVASGLLVITGTSIGIAFVSPWAGVALFATTLLAGVVVPLLAQRATFSADRDAAPTRGELADTVREVARTAPDLVAYGAEHACLAKLLEVDDRLRRQEARSAWVQGVAASAQVLAAGGAVVAGLAIGGPAVASGAMPPTFLAVLALVPLALHEVLATFVAAAQTWTRTRSSLARVREILEAEPVGTGDVVPDGHTDPGLELDGVAIGWPGAPVLRSNLDLVVRPGDRVACTGASGIGKTTLAVTAMGLIPPRAGTVRRGGRIGYLAQDAHIFATSIAENVRIGNKDATDEQIRDALHRAGLPLDPDRLVGEDGGTLSGGERRRLALARLLVADRDLWILDEPTEHLDQATAEALMDDVWRACEGRAVLVISHDPAVVAACDRELHLA
- the cydD gene encoding thiol reductant ABC exporter subunit CydD codes for the protein MPGPVEPRLLKRAEATKYYLVASVFVGILTAGLVIAQAWLLARAVAIVFTYRALPGDWLPTLVLLLAIFAARGLLAWVNSVLAHRSAAAVKSRLRRDVLAAHLIRPVASSATLTKVTTTGLDALDGYFSKYLPQLGLAASVPFLVGGVLLLSDWPSALIVAFTLPLVPIFMALIGWTTQAATRRAFTRADALANHFADLIQGLPTLQAFARARAQRKGLDITEERFRRQTIKVLYTAFLSSFALELLASLSVALVAVTVGFRLAGGEMPFETALFVLILAPEAFLPVRQVGVHFHESADGVAAANAALDLIELGDETGGGALPSGSRLTLEEVTFTWPGATGPAVAGLSLDVPEGRVVALTGASGGGKSTALGLVMGFQRPDSGRVLVDGTDLTDLDLTQWRARTAWVGQIPGMVTGTVGDNVALGHPGVPDAELTAALRDAGADFPLGKTVGDDGEGLSAGERRRVALARALIRIRRGGARLLILDEPTAGLDADAEAAVIRAVRDSGAGALVVSHRDAVLAAADEVVRL
- a CDS encoding BlaI/MecI/CopY family transcriptional regulator codes for the protein MVSRGELEQQVMVLLWRAGEPLTVAEVQELLARDRDLAYTTVMTVLDRLAKKGLARRERRGRAWCYEPADPQSVVLAREMADLLRDVPAEVRDEALRLLVESLSSSSSVP